From Labeo rohita strain BAU-BD-2019 chromosome 18, IGBB_LRoh.1.0, whole genome shotgun sequence, the proteins below share one genomic window:
- the chst8 gene encoding carbohydrate sulfotransferase 8, producing the protein MQLPDSQWKRQAPTPGSREHDPGSQQVTKRHRKLLKTSPVLRPHVNSSQSPPSSSRRLSDVQESRRRIIREVCGKYRSNISRTITPHHVSRIYVEDRHKLLYCEVPKAGCSNWKRVLMVLAGVANSTREINHVAVHYDNHLKRLDSFDRQGITKRLETYTKVLFIREPMERLVSAFRDKFESPNSYYHPVFGKPIISKYRVNASQTALKTGSGVTFREFIHYLLDVHRPVGMDIHWEAANQLCSPCHLHYDFIGKVETLEEDANFLLRKIGAPENLTYPSFKDGNPKAARTSTQITQHYFSQLNASERQRAYDFYYMDYLMFNYSKPYKDLY; encoded by the coding sequence ATGCAGCTGCCAGATTCCCAGTGGAAGCGACAGGCCCCCACGCCGGGGTCCCGGGAGCACGACCCGGGCTCTCAACAGGTCACCAAACGCCACCGGAAACTATTAAAGACCAGCCCGGTGCTGCGACCCCACGTGAACTCTTCACAATCACCGCCATCGAGCTCACGCCGTCTGTCTGACGTCCAAGAGTCACGTCGACGGATCATACGGGAGGTCTGCGGGAAATATCGGAGTAATATTTCACGGACGATAACGCCACATCACGTTTCGAGGATTTACGTGGAGGACAGACATAAACTGCTGTACTGCGAAGTGCCGAAAGCCGGATGCTCAAACTGGAAGCGAGTCCTGATGGTTTTAGCCGGCGTCGCCAACTCGACGCGAGAAATCAATCACGTCGCCGTTCATTACGACAATCATCTGAAACGTCTGGACAGCTTTGACCGTCAAGGCATCACTAAACGCTTGGAGACCTACACCAAAGTCCTCTTCATCCGAGAGCCGATGGAGCGACTGGTTTCTGCGTTCAGGGACAAATTCGAGAGCCCCAATTCCTACTACCACCCCGTATTCGGAAAACCAATCATCTCCAAATACAGAGTGAACGCATCGCAGACGGCGTTGAAGACGGGAagcggcgtgacctttcgagaGTTCATCCACTATCTTTTGGACGTCCATCGTCCTGTGGGAATGGACATCCATTGGGAAGCGGCTAACCAGCTTTGCAGCCCCTGCCACCTTCACTACGACTTCATCGGGAAGGTCGAGACACTGGAAGAAGACGCCAACTTCCTTTTAAGAAAGATCGGGGCGCCGGAGAACCTGACGTACCCCTCGTTCAAGGACGGGAACCCCAAAGCGGCCAGAACTTCCACTCAGATCACGCAGCATTATTTTTCGCAGCTGAACGCGTCCGAGCGCCAGCGGGCGTATGACTTTTACTACATGGATTACTTGATGTTTAACTACTCTAAACCCTACAAAGACCTGTACTGA